A stretch of the Uranotaenia lowii strain MFRU-FL chromosome 3, ASM2978415v1, whole genome shotgun sequence genome encodes the following:
- the LOC129753433 gene encoding gustatory receptor for sugar taste 64a-like — protein sequence MVPAFVSFQMFGFFPVTGILGSKTSIDLNFRWWHPKTLFSVLIALLGMLMCYVEYRRVDRTGVNAGNLLGVVFYADTYCNVALTLTWTGMDLTIVLLSPFKDGFSIAREGFWIEIREQYVQVCCLVNKASELLAPMIIHSCATNIYLICYAFLTFTWAETGILAQVNHWFSLFFMIGKTVLMFYSASMVNETSKYPLKTCTAVPNIGWCIELDRFINQLRSHRVALSAMGFFDLTKRTMLALAGTIITFELVMLNFAKDTAHVGNVIPCSRLAFSRDD from the exons ATGGTTCCCGCTTTCGTTTCCTTCCAAATGTTTGGATTCTTTCCGGTAACGGGAATCCTGGGCAGCAAAACCAGCATCGATTTGAACTTCCGGTGGTGGCATCCGAAAACACTGTTCTCGGTACTTATTGCCTTGCTCGGAATGCTGATGTGTTACGTCGAGTATCGACGGGTGGATCGTACCGGAGTCAATGCGGGCAACCTCCTAGGTGTGGTATTCTATGCCGATACC TATTGCAATGTGGCACTGACGCTCACCTGGACTGGCATGGATTTGACAATTGTGCTA TTGAGCCCGTTCAAGGATGGTTTTTCCATCGCAAGAGAGGGTTTTTGGATCGAAATTCGAGAGCAGTACGTACAAGTTTGCTGCCTGGTCAACAAAGCCAGTGAACTGCTGGCCCCCATGATCATTCATTCATGTGCTACCAACATATATTTGATTTGCTATGCATTTCTCACGTTTACTTG GGCTGAAACCGGAATCCTAGCTCAAGTTAACCACTGGTTCAGTTTGTTCTTTATGATCGGCAAGACGGTCTTGATGTTCTACAGTGCCTCAATGGTGAATGAAACATCGAAATATCCGCTAAAGACGTGCACAGCGGTTCCAAATATTGGTTGGTGTATCGAGCTTGATCGTTTCATCAATCAACTTAGGAGCCATCGCGTGGCTCTATCTGCGATGGGGTTTTTCGATCTTACTAAACGAACTATGTTGGCA TTAGCTGGAACAATTATCACCTTCGAATTGGTAATGCTGAATTTTGCCAAAGATACGGCGCATGTAGGCAATGTTATACCATGTTCCAGATTGGCATTCTCCAGAGATGATTGA
- the LOC129753434 gene encoding gustatory receptor for sugar taste 64a-like, translated as MAKFNMSMVSAFVAFQLFGIFPVMGIRKRDPLDLRFKWTSFRTIFSLLITTVGIVMFYIELERLDKVGANAINTIGIVFYGTTVISMFLMINLARKWRPLAVRWELYDRSLVNERLVSGTKLSSIVRLLTAIFIVAGFFEHLLAKTSDGVSQYEEAVYCHWDVSNFLRYFANRHYSFVPKTMRFNIFILLFFEFCNLALTMTWTCVDLTIILVSVSLSVYFQRFNTKLDLFHGGISVVGEQFWIEIRKQYLQICNLVEASSNLLAPLVIFSCGTNLYLICFHLVTISWRAQNIPTMIKNWYSLVYMIFKTVAVLYSAAMVNETSKCSLRMLLRVPNAGWCLELDRFTNQLRTQQVALSGMGFFSLTKQTMLAMAGTVITYELVMLKVTEDTEGIGYVPPCSKLAFSKDY; from the exons ATGGCTAAGTTTAATATGTCCATGGTTTCGGCGTTTGTAGCTTTCCAACTTTTCGGAATCTTTCCGGTCATGGGAATCCGTAAACGAGACCCGCTCGATTTGCGTTTCAAATGGACCAGTTTCAGAACCATATTTTCCCTCTTGATTACTACCGTTGGCATCGTTATGTTTTACATCGAACTCGAACGTCTGGACAAGGTGGGGGCCAATGCTATCAATACAATTGGGATAGTGTTTTACGGAACCACGGTAATCAGTATGTTCCTGATGATCAATCTTGCTCGAAAATGGCGCCCATTGGCTGTAAGGTGGGAGCTTTATGATCGTAGCTTGGTAAATGAAAGATTGGTTTCTGGAACGAAACTGTCCTCGATTGTTCGATTGTTAACTGCTATATTCATTGTTGCTGGATTTT TTGAGCATTTGCTGGCAAAAACTAGCGACGGTGTTTCCCAATACGAAGAAGCGGTGTACTGCCATTGGGATGTTAGCAATTTCCTTCGATACTTCGCCAATCGACATTATTCGTTTGTTCCCAAAACCATGCGATTCAACATATTTATACTCCTGTTTTTCGAG ttttgtaACCTGGCGCTAACGATGACCTGGACATGTGTGGATCTGACAATAATATTGGTGAGCGTATCGCTATCGGTTTACTTTCAACGCTTCAACACTAAGCTGGATTTGTTCCACGGAGGCATTTCTGTAGTCGGAGAGCAGTTTTGGATCGAGATTCGTAAGCAGTATCTGCAAATATGCAATCTAGTAGAGGCATCCAGCAACCTTCTGGCGCCACTTGTCATATTTTCCTGTGGCACAAATCTCTATCTGATTTGCTTTCATCTGGTAACGATCTCCTG GCGAGCACAAAACATTCCAACGATGATCAAAAATTGGTACAGCTTGGTTTACATGATCTTCAAGACCGTAGCCGTTTTGTATAGCGCAGCGATGGTGAATGAAACATCGAAATGCTCTTTAAGAATGTTACTGAGAGTACCGAATGCAGGCTGGTGCTTGGAGTTGGACAGATTTACCAATCAGCTGAGAACGCAACAGGTGGCACTGTCGGGAATGGGATTCTTCAGCCTCACGAAACAAACTATGCTGGCG ATGGCTGGCACTGTTATAACATACGAGCTGGTCATGTTGAAGGTAACCGAGGATACCGAAGGTATCGGATATGTGCCACCCTGTTCGAAGCTGGCGTTTTCCAAGGATTATTGA